A genome region from Musa acuminata AAA Group cultivar baxijiao chromosome BXJ3-5, Cavendish_Baxijiao_AAA, whole genome shotgun sequence includes the following:
- the LOC135637885 gene encoding zinc transporter 8-like — MRGAWRFFFLVLLLLVPLLVHGDGEGDCSADDEGRDKKKALPLKIAAIVSILVCGGIGVGVPVLGMWIQSLRPEKDIFFVIKAFAAGVILATGFIHILPDAFETLTSSCLAASPWQDFPFAGFCAMVGAIGTLMVDTLATGYFSRLNGDRLRPTSLSEATNGDVEATHGHTHGAAVMQPEDSSAQLIRHRVVSQVLELGIVVHSVIIGISLGASESPSTIRPLVVALSFHQFFEGMGLGGCIVQARFEFKAMVTMGLFFSLTTPVGIAIGTGISSVYNENSPTALIVQGLLDSVAAGILIYMALVDLLAADFMHPRVQSKPKLQFALNVSLLAGSGLMALLAKWA, encoded by the exons ATGAGAGGCGCTTGGCGGTTCTTCTTTCTGGTTCTTCTTCTACTCGTTCCTCTCCTTGTTCATGGCGATGGCGAAGGTGACTGCTCCGCCGACGACGAAGGCCGCGACAAGAAGAAGGCCCTTCCGCTCAAGATCGCAGCGATAGTTTCCATCCTGGTTTGTGGTGGCATCGGGGTGGGTGTTCCCGTGCTTGGCATGTGGATACAGTCGCTTCGTCCGGAGAAGGACATCTTCTTCGTCATCAAAGCTTTTGCCGCCGGAGTCATTCTGGCCACCGGCTTCATCCACATATTGCCGGATGCGTTCGAGACCCTGACCTCCTCATGTCTGGCCGCGAGTCCTTGGCAGGACTTTCCGTTCGCCGGGTTCTGCGCGATGGTCGGCGCTATCGGGACGCTGATGGTGGACACCCTCGCCACCGGATACTTCAGCCGATTAAACGGTGACAGATTGCGGCCGACTTCATTGAGCGAAGCCACGAATGGCGATGTGGAGGCAACTCACGGTCACACCCATGGTGCCGCTGTGATGCAGCCGGAGGATTCTTCGGCCCAGCTCATCCGGCATCGTGTTGTTTCTCAG GTTTTGGAGCTCGGGATCGTGGTGCATTCTGTGATCATCGGGATCTCTTTGGGGGCATCGGAGTCTCCATCCACCATACGACCGCTGGTAGTTGCTCTCAGTTTCCATCAGTTCTTCGAAGGCATGGGTCTCGGAGGCTGTATCGTTCAG GCAAGGTTCGAGTTCAAGGCAATGGTGACAATGGGGCTCTTCTTTTCGCTCACGACTCCGGTTGGGATCGCCATCGGCACTGGGATATCATCCGTGTACAACGAGAACAGCCCTACTGCATTGATCGTTCAAGGACTTCTGGACTCTGTCGCCGCGGGGATCTTGATATACATGGCATTGGTTGACCTGCTGGCTGCAGATTTCATGCACCCGAGGGTACAGAGCAAACCGAAGCTACAGTTTGCGTTGAATGTTTCTCTGCTCGCAGGCTCAGGCTTGATGGCTCTCCTTGCCAAGTGGGCTTAA
- the LOC135639182 gene encoding GDSL esterase/lipase At1g06990-like codes for MARFLLHLLLFFSSLFFDFTASADNGTRAPDFSAVLYFGDSTLDTGNNGYILTLVRGNHPPYGRDFPGSVATGRLSNGLLVPDLLCSELEIKQLSPPFMDPNLSDDDIRTGVNFASAGSGFDDATSALLNTIPISRQLEMFEEYLARLKAVAGEEDAKRIVSDALFLVSAGTNDFLLNYYDLPTTTRTAMTIDEYQDFLLQNLHKFLKGSYDLGGRRFIVAGLPPIGCLPLQMTLSVVHSVVRTCVDEQNSDARHYNSKLKHLLLKTQLSLPGSKFVYLDLYDFLMEVLNNAAKYGFRETKRGCCGTGMFEVGPLCNRLNAACPDVSRFVFYDAIHPSQRFYELITDYVVEDIIPHLRRRV; via the exons ATGGCACGCTTCCTCCTTCActtgctcctcttcttctcctccctcttcttcgacTTCACCGCCTCCGCTGACAACGGCACCCGTGCACCCGACTTCTCCGCCGTCCTGTACTTCGGTGACTCCACGCTGGACACCGGAAACAATGGCTACATCCTCACGTTGGTCAGGGGCAACCATCCCCCTTACGGCCGGGACTTCCCGGGAAGCGTTGCGACAGGGAGGCTCTCCAATGGCCTGCTTGTGCCTGACCTTCTTTGCTCCGAGCTCGAGATCAAGCAGCTGTCGCCGCCGTTCATGGACCCGAATCTCTCGGACGACGACATCCGCACGGGCGTCAACTTCGCGTCGGCCGGGTCGGGGTTCGACGACGCGACCTCGGCTCTCCTGAACACGATCCCCATATCGAGGCAATTGGAAATGTTCGAGGAGTACCTCGCCAGGCTCAAAGCTGTTGCTGGGGAGGAGGACGCCAAAAGAATCGTAAGCGACGCTTTGTTCCTCGTCAGTGCGGGAACCAATGACTTCCTGTTGAACTACTATGACCTGCCCACCACCACCAGGACTGCGATGACCATAGATGAGTACCAGGATTTCCTGCTCCAAAACCTCCACAAGTTTCTCAAG GGTAGCTACGATCTCGGAGGCCGTAGGTTCATAGTCGCTGGCCTTCCTCCGATCGGGTGCTTACCGCTCCAAATGACGCTAAGCGTGGTTCATTCTGTCGTCCGGACGTGCGTCGATGAGCAGAACTCAGATGCGCGGCACTACAATTCCAAGCTCAAGCACCTTCTGCTCAAGACCCAGCTATCTCTTCCCGGGAGCAAGTTTGTCTACCTCGACTTGTATGACTTCTTGATGGAGGTCCTCAACAATGCAGCCAAGTATG GTTTCCGGGAAACCAAGAGAGGATGTTGCGGGACGGGGATGTTCGAAGTAGGTCCTCTTTGCAATCGGTTGAACGCAGCTTGCCCGGACGTGTCGAGATTTGTGTTTTATGATGCCATCCATCCGTCGCAGAGATTTTATGAGTTGATCACCGACTACGTTGTGGAGGACATCATTCCACATTTGCGACGACGAGTATGA
- the LOC135637668 gene encoding PRA1 family protein B4-like → MMSSAPSLPPLPISNPPAASAAPVAPSSAVPVATPAFRLFLSRLSDSVGRSLSNRRPWSELADRSAFSRPDSLSDASYRLRKNLTYFRVNYAAVVAAVLAISLITNPFSLVVLLALLAAWCLLYLFRPSDPPLVILGRTFSDRETLGSLVLITVFVVFLTSVGSLLISALVAGAAIVGAHGAFRVPEDLFLDEQETGAASSLLSFLGGAASAGPAVVAAARV, encoded by the coding sequence ATGATGTCTTCCGCCCCCTCCCTGCCTCCCCTCCCCATCTCAAACCCCCCTGCCGCCTCCGCCGCCCCCGTCGCCCCCTCCTCCGCCGTCCCCGTCGCCACTCCCGCCTTCCGCCTCTTCCTCTCCCGCCTCTCGGACTCCGTCGGCCGCTCCCTCTCCAACCGCCGCCCCTGGTCGGAGCTCGCCGACCGATCTGCCTTCTCCCGTCCGGATTCCCTCTCCGACGCCTCCTACCGCCTCCGCAAGAACCTCACCTACTTCCGCGTCAACTACGCCGCTGTCGTCGCCGCCGTCCTCGCCATCTCCCTCATCACCAACCCCTTCTCTCTCGTCGTTCTCCTCGCCCTCCTCGCCGCCTGGTGTCTCCTCTACCTATTCCGCCCCTCAGATCCGCCGCTCGTCATCCTTGGCCGGACCTTCTCGGATCGCGAGACCCTCGGCAGTCTTGTCCTCATCACCGTTTTCGTAGTCTTCCTCACCTCCGTCGGGTCGCTTCTGATCTCAGCCCTGGTCGCCGGTGCTGCCATCGTCGGCGCCCATGGGGCTTTCCGGGTGCCGGAGGATCTTTTCCTCGATGAACAGGAAACGGGCGCTGCCAGCAGTCTCTTATCCTTTCTTGGAGGAGCCGCCTCGGCTGGACCTGCCGTCGTCGCCGCTGCCCGTGTCTGA